The following nucleotide sequence is from Alkalihalobacillus sp. LMS39.
AAATAATGGGCAGTGAAAGAAAGGTGGTTCCATGTGAAATTCTCGAATAAAACTTTATTTATTATTATTTTAGGAATTGGTTTACTTTACGGATTATTGTATTGGATAATCGGGAGTCGTCTCATTTCTTAATAATCATATCTAAGTACAGAAGGAATATTAGAGGAGAAAGTGGAATTAGCTCATCAACGTGATTGATGAGTTTTTTTTACATAAAAGAAAGCATATAAAAATTTTGGTATAGCAGTGAAGCTTTGACAGCTTATTCTAAAAGAGCGAAGGATCCGCACTTCGCTTGAAAAGAAAAGACGTTCCGCGTTTTTCTTATTTGTAACTATTTTTGATAATTAGCGTCTATCATTATTGAGGAGGTGTAATCGGTTGGAGAGTCAGTTTGATTATTTATATGAAACCTATCACCAGTCATTATTTCAATTTATATTTTATATGGTTCGAAACCGGGAAACGGCGGAAGAACTTGTTCAAGAGGTATATATTAAAGTATTGCAGTCGTATGAGAAATTTGAAGGGAAAAGTTCCGAAAAAACATGGCTATATTCGATAGCTCGACATGTTTCCATTGATTGGATCCGAATGCAAAATCGCCAAAAGCGAAAATGGTTAGGGTTACTTTCCCCGATTGAAAATGAAGTGGTAAAAGATTCTGCGCCTCTTCCAGAAGAAATTGTAACCCAACGAGAAGAAATACGACAAATGTATCAAGGGTTACAGCAGTGTACAATCGATCAACAACAAGTTATTGTTCTTCGTTATATTCAATCTTTATCAATAACAGAAACAGCGACCATATTAGGATGGACAGAAAGTAAAGTGAAAACAACACAGCATCGTGCTGTCAAAGCATTAAAAGGCTTTGTAGAACACCCTAATTTAGCAAAGGTGAAGGAGGGGTAAGATGAACGAGCATAATGTAAAAGAGATGGAAGGACCGTTTGAACAACAATTACGACAAATGCCATTAATTGAAGATAAACGTTCTAAAGACGTCGTTTTCCAACAACTTCAGCAGCGAATGAACAACACCCCGACTGTAAAAAGAAAAAACGTCAAATGGGTAATCCCTAGTATTGCGAGTGTCGCCGCTTTGTTTCTACTCGTCATTCTAGTGCCGCAGTTTTTAAATGGCGGAGAAGGTGAAGCAGACTTTGTCACGATGGAGCAAATAAAAGAAGATTATGACCAAGGAAATATGCAAAATGAAATTTATTCTGCAGGGATGGCTGAAAGTGCAGTAGAGCTTGAGCAATCTAGCGGAGTGGAGTATCTTGAGGTCATACGTCAAGAAGAACTTGCAGCAGATGAGCGAGTGTACGGGATTGCCCTAACAGTAGTAACAGAGCTGGGAACGTATAGTATCCCTGTTAGCATTGTTGGAAGTGCAGATAATCGACTAGAACAAGTAAGAGATTTAATTGACCAGTTTGAACCAAAGGCAGTTGGTCTAGATGAAAGTAAATTAAAAGGCATGACCATTGAGGAAGTAAATAAAAACACAGTACGCTTAATGATTCCTGATGACATGTTATTAGGTGGTTCATCGGGACAAGAAGAAGCGATTATTCAAGCAGCAGAGCATACGTTTTCGGATTTAGGTTATGGAACATTGATTGTGGAGACCGTTTCAGGAGAAGACTTAGGAAATTATACGAGTGGATCGAAACTATCCTTGCTGGATAAAAAATATGGGTATCAAGTGTTTACGACTGAACAAGATTATATGGTTTTAGTGCCGATGTTCTTTGAAGAGTTTGACGTGGGATCGTTTGAACAAGCGCTTCAAAAAATGGACGTTAGTTGGGAAGAAGACATGAAAAGCGTATTTCAAGTAGCCGAAGTGGAAGTCCCGGAAGTACAAGTAACTGAAAAGGGGCCGGCTATTGTTACATTTCAAGAAGGAACAGTCCTTTCTGATGTAAATGAACATATAGCGTTAGTGGATGCGATTTTATTAACGGCACGTTACTACGGTATTACTGAAGTTCAATTTGAAAATGCTGGTATAGATTTTGTTGGAGATTACGACATGACGTCACCAATCTCCACAGAAATTTACAGTAATGGTTTTATTGAAGGAAATTAGAATGAAAAGGCCGTATGAATTAGATTTCATACGGCCTTTTTGGGGGGTTGACTCCAGCCTCACGTTTCGGACATCTGTTCCGTTATACTCGCCAAATCCACTGTTTTCCCACTCCGTTCGGACATTCGTTCCGCTATTTCTTGTTTTTTAAGGAGGCTCGCCACCTCAAGAGAAAAATAGCAGCTGTACAGCTATTTGAAATAATCTTTCTACCATCGTTGATGGTAATGTATTCACACGTCTAGATACTTGAGAACCATTAATACTTGATAGTCCAAATAATTCTTGCGAATCTTTTCTAGCTCTAATTTCCTCTTCTATTTGAGTATACGCTTCCCAATTTTGTAATTGAGAAGCGACACAAATTCTTAGTAAATTAGCTGTCGTTAATTTTTTTATTCGTCTAGTGTTTTCTTCAAATTTTCACTTTTTTATTTGAATTGTAAATCATAGAAATATAGTGATTCCACCGAGTGAAATGGAGCGAAAGCCACTCGACTCCTGCGGGAAAGAGAGTGGCTGTAGCGCAATGGAACGGATATGTTATTTTTGCTAACTAAAAGCTCGGTAAAACCTAACCTGTAGATATATTTGCAACGCCAGTGAACAGATGTCCGTTAGAATTGTGACCATTCAACATACAAGCATTATGCATGTGTATGACGTGTCGAGTGAACAGAGCCTGTTATTAACATGGTTGAAAAGGCGGTTGCAGTCACGGCAATCGTCGATAACAGTAATTCTGTCGGTGAGATCACATAAAGGCCAGCAACAACGACGAGAATATCAACAATAAAAATAACGATTCCGACGTTCACTTTTGTAGCCTCAGCAATCATTTGAGCGAGTAAATCTAATCCACCTGTACTAATATCATAGCGAAACATATACCCTACACCGACTCCAAGAAGCAAACCGCCGACAATAGCACTAGTTAGCGGGCCAATGGTATATTGATCAAGGGGGAAAAGCGAACAAAGGTCGATAAATAAAGCAGAAACGACTAACCCGGGAATACTTTTATAAAAAAAGAGGCGATACGATCTCCACGCCATAATGTAAATAGGAACACTAATGACAACTATTGTTACTCCAACTTCCACATTCCATAAATAGTGAAAAATTAATCCTAATCCGATAATACCTCCATCTAAAATATGATAAGGAATAAAGAAAAGATTAATGCTAATACCGATAATCAGACTTCCAAGTAAGACTGCTTGAACTTCTTTCCACATGACGATGATCCCCATTCCTTCCAAAGGCTTGTATCATCATATGCAATAAAAAGAGAGGAAAGAACAAAGAAAAACGACCAAGCTTCTTGCTTGGTCGTCTCCCTTTTTCACATATAAGAGAAAGCATAAAAATTTTCGAATAGCAGTGAAGTTTTGAAAGCTTATTCTTTATAAGGCATTTAGAAAGGCTGTAGCAATTCCAAAATAAATCATTAAAGAAAAAATGTCATTTAGTGTCGTAATAAGTGGTCCAGAAGCAACAGCAGGGTCAACACCTAACCGATAAAGGAGTAGTGGGATAACGGTTCCAGCTAATGTACCGATAATGAGAGTTAGTAATAAAGACAACCCAACGACAAATCCAAGGATCATGTTTTGACCTTGCCAAAAATAAGCAATAATCGAAATTAATAAACCACATGTGATTCCAATAATAATACCAACACGCAATTCACGGAAAATGAGCCGAATCGTTGTTTTACGGTCAACATCGGTAGTCACAATTCCGCGAACGACAACAGCTAGTGATTGCGTTCCAGTGTTCCCTGTCATTCCAGCAATCATTGGCATAAAGAAAATAAGCGCCACCACTTGTTCTAGTGTTGCTTCGAATCGACTAATAATTCCACCAGAAACAAGCCCAATAAATAATAAAAGAATAAGCCATGGCAATCGCCTCGTCGAAGCAACGGTTGCTTTCGTATTAAAGTCAATGTCTTTCCCCGTTGCAGAAATCTTATGAATGTCTTCATTTGCTTCTTCAATTAACACATCCATCGCATCATCGACTGTAATAATTCCAAGGAGTGTATTCTCA
It contains:
- a CDS encoding YitT family protein, which encodes MWKEVQAVLLGSLIIGISINLFFIPYHILDGGIIGLGLIFHYLWNVEVGVTIVVISVPIYIMAWRSYRLFFYKSIPGLVVSALFIDLCSLFPLDQYTIGPLTSAIVGGLLLGVGVGYMFRYDISTGGLDLLAQMIAEATKVNVGIVIFIVDILVVVAGLYVISPTELLLSTIAVTATAFSTMLITGSVHSTRHTHA
- the sigX gene encoding RNA polymerase sigma factor SigX; this translates as MESQFDYLYETYHQSLFQFIFYMVRNRETAEELVQEVYIKVLQSYEKFEGKSSEKTWLYSIARHVSIDWIRMQNRQKRKWLGLLSPIENEVVKDSAPLPEEIVTQREEIRQMYQGLQQCTIDQQQVIVLRYIQSLSITETATILGWTESKVKTTQHRAVKALKGFVEHPNLAKVKEG